One part of the Arcanobacterium phocisimile genome encodes these proteins:
- a CDS encoding DUF3180 domain-containing protein: protein METNEHYSLNPTTWWTLLALFIVSGVTAFFVIDTWLSYGYAPVLIPIYTFIVPALMSVFVLWEAWKVRSYRMGNRPLNMLSAARIWLLAQAASRTGAVMAGVCAGATASYMSYLHSDVMVYQAIAVGIAGAVSVGMSVAGFIAELWCKNDDDDESVPPATAV, encoded by the coding sequence ATGGAAACTAACGAGCATTATTCGCTTAATCCAACGACGTGGTGGACGCTCTTAGCGTTATTCATTGTCAGCGGTGTAACAGCATTTTTTGTTATCGATACGTGGCTGAGCTACGGGTATGCTCCGGTGCTAATACCAATCTATACCTTTATTGTTCCGGCTCTTATGAGCGTATTTGTGTTGTGGGAAGCATGGAAAGTGCGCTCCTATCGGATGGGGAATCGGCCCTTGAATATGCTCAGTGCAGCTCGGATTTGGTTGCTAGCACAGGCCGCTTCGCGCACTGGTGCCGTGATGGCCGGGGTTTGTGCCGGAGCGACAGCCAGTTACATGAGCTACTTGCACTCTGATGTGATGGTATATCAGGCTATTGCGGTGGGTATCGCAGGTGCCGTATCGGTTGGTATGTCGGTGGCCGGATTTATCGCTGAATTATGGTGTAAAAACGATGACGACGACGAATCGGTCCCGCCTGCTACCGCCGTTTAA
- a CDS encoding PH domain-containing protein, protein MRNRLLVDTEFQPVDPAFVKVTFIRHIIWWILVGISVGTAFYFFVDDVSSWFGIMSMIVVGGVTAGAMWDMWLAVRRAQALGYVELEDELLIRKGIMFQEVTMVPYGRMQQVNLGTGPLLNAYGLASVELITASAGSDASIPGLPLAEAERLREKLTRMGQAKLEGL, encoded by the coding sequence ATGCGCAATCGTTTATTAGTAGATACTGAATTTCAGCCGGTAGATCCGGCCTTCGTTAAGGTGACATTTATCCGCCATATTATTTGGTGGATATTAGTAGGCATCAGCGTAGGCACGGCCTTTTATTTCTTTGTCGATGATGTATCCAGCTGGTTCGGCATTATGAGTATGATCGTGGTTGGCGGTGTTACGGCAGGCGCTATGTGGGATATGTGGCTTGCAGTCCGCCGGGCTCAAGCGCTGGGATATGTGGAGCTCGAAGATGAGCTTCTGATACGCAAAGGGATCATGTTCCAAGAAGTCACGATGGTTCCCTATGGCCGGATGCAACAGGTAAATCTTGGTACCGGGCCGTTATTGAATGCTTACGGTTTAGCGTCTGTTGAATTAATTACGGCGTCGGCCGGATCAGATGCGTCTATTCCGGGTTTACCACTCGCGGAAGCTGAACGGTTACGGGAAAAGCTGACACGGATGGGTCAAGCGAAGCTGGAAGGTCTGTAA